A portion of the Sabethes cyaneus chromosome 3, idSabCyanKW18_F2, whole genome shotgun sequence genome contains these proteins:
- the LOC128739934 gene encoding putative protein TPRXL — protein sequence MYCVIVYHTSNEQHHSPSNQSNASTTGSSNRQTLSLSSGGSEQATGHSRTGRGNSSSSSSSSNANSSSSSAYQQTIYNTAHQIPLLLEHHQQEHHSQQQTQPPQVHHHRQASPTVSSRSHHSSLHSARSTGAAPPASHSHHPSLSHQHSSSLAVTASSAHALPSQQQQHQQPLPQRQRH from the exons ATGTATTGCGTTATAGTTTATCACACCTCTAACGAACA acaTCATTCTCCATCGAATCAATCCAATGCTTCTACAACTGGTTCTTCTAATCGGCAAACACTTTCTTTGTCAAGTGGAGGCTCCGAGCAAGCTACAGGACATTCTCGTACTGGTAGGGGaaacagtagcagcagcagcagcagcagcaatgccAATTCATCATCTTCGTCGGCCTATCAGCAAACAATCTACAATACTGCTCACCAG ATTCCTCTCTTGTTGGAGCATCACCAACAGGAGCACCATTCCCAGCAGCAAACGCAACCGCCGCAAGTGCATCACCATCGGCAAGCATCGCCGACGGTCTCATCACGCTCCCATCACTCGTCGTTGCACTCAGCACGATCAACTGGCGCCGCCCCTCCTGCATCCCATTCCCATCACCCGTCGCTTTCCCATCAGCACTCCTCTTCTCTTGCGGTCACGGCATCTTCCGCACATGCACTGCcgtcacagcagcagcaacatcagCAACCGCTTCCGCAAAGACAGCGACATTAG